In one Fibrobacter sp. genomic region, the following are encoded:
- a CDS encoding 1-deoxy-D-xylulose-5-phosphate synthase → MLIEKIKSPADVKKMDAESLKALAAEIRTALLNKISKCGGHLAPNLGFVEPTIALHYVFESPKDKIVYDVSHQSYTHKILTGRAEAFLNPEKYWSVTGYTEPCESEHDQFMIGHTSTSVSLALGLATARDIKGEKGNVIAVIGDGSLSGGEAFEGLDNAGEYATNFIVVVNDNEMSIAENHGGLYGSLAELRRTQGKSENNYFKSLGFDYLYVEQGNDIESLIAAFKQVKDSTKPVVVHIHTLKGKGYSFAENSKEGFHWAAPFDIPTGVVNWGNGESYGNILGEYLMKKIKADPKVVVIHSAVPAGIGFFADRRKEAGKQFIDVGIAEEHAVALASGLAKGGAKPVYSTHSTFIQRTYDQLSQDLCANNNPATILVTMSGADGMNDTTHLCIFDIPMMSNIPNLVYLCPTCVEEAIAMMDYAIDQTEHPMAIRIPNGVAHRSVKFDTDYSKLNTYKVDKRGSKVAFIGLGSYYALAESAAAELAKSGIDATIINPRFATGIDEATLTGLCADHQVVVTLENGVVDGGFGEKIARFYGNSDMRVLVKGLKKEFYDKVPYGELMERNRLTPKQIVEDVMAALR, encoded by the coding sequence ATGCTGATAGAAAAAATCAAATCCCCTGCAGATGTGAAGAAGATGGACGCGGAAAGCCTGAAGGCGCTCGCGGCAGAAATCCGCACGGCGCTTTTGAACAAGATTTCAAAATGCGGTGGGCATTTGGCTCCGAACCTCGGATTCGTGGAGCCGACCATCGCATTGCATTACGTTTTTGAATCGCCCAAGGACAAGATTGTCTACGACGTCAGCCACCAGAGCTATACGCACAAAATTTTGACAGGCCGCGCCGAAGCGTTCCTGAATCCGGAAAAATACTGGAGCGTTACGGGCTACACCGAACCCTGCGAAAGCGAACACGACCAGTTCATGATTGGCCACACTTCGACCTCGGTGAGTTTGGCACTCGGGCTTGCAACCGCCCGCGATATCAAGGGCGAAAAGGGCAACGTGATTGCAGTAATCGGCGACGGTTCCCTGAGCGGCGGTGAAGCGTTCGAAGGCCTCGACAATGCGGGCGAATACGCCACCAACTTTATCGTGGTCGTGAACGACAACGAAATGTCCATCGCCGAAAATCACGGCGGTCTTTACGGGAGCCTCGCGGAACTCCGCAGAACGCAGGGCAAGAGCGAAAACAATTACTTCAAGAGCCTCGGCTTTGACTACCTGTATGTAGAACAAGGTAACGACATCGAATCGCTCATCGCCGCGTTCAAGCAAGTGAAGGATTCTACAAAGCCCGTGGTCGTGCACATCCACACGCTCAAGGGCAAGGGTTACAGTTTTGCCGAAAATTCCAAGGAAGGCTTCCACTGGGCCGCACCGTTTGATATTCCGACCGGTGTTGTGAACTGGGGCAATGGAGAATCGTACGGCAACATTCTCGGCGAATACCTGATGAAGAAAATCAAGGCAGACCCGAAAGTCGTCGTGATTCATTCCGCGGTTCCTGCAGGTATCGGATTCTTTGCCGACCGCCGTAAAGAAGCGGGCAAGCAGTTTATTGACGTGGGTATCGCCGAAGAGCACGCCGTCGCTCTCGCCTCCGGACTCGCGAAGGGCGGCGCAAAGCCCGTGTACAGCACTCACAGCACGTTCATCCAGCGCACCTACGACCAGCTTTCGCAGGACCTGTGCGCGAACAACAACCCGGCAACGATTCTTGTGACCATGTCGGGCGCTGACGGCATGAATGACACCACGCACCTCTGCATTTTCGATATCCCGATGATGAGCAACATCCCGAACCTGGTGTACCTCTGCCCCACCTGCGTAGAAGAGGCAATCGCCATGATGGATTACGCCATTGACCAGACAGAACACCCCATGGCCATCCGCATCCCGAACGGAGTCGCACACCGCAGCGTAAAATTTGACACGGATTATTCCAAGCTGAATACATATAAGGTTGACAAGCGCGGAAGCAAGGTGGCGTTCATCGGTCTCGGCAGCTACTACGCCCTCGCTGAAAGTGCCGCGGCGGAACTCGCAAAATCAGGAATCGACGCGACCATCATCAACCCGCGATTTGCCACGGGCATCGACGAAGCTACGCTCACGGGATTGTGCGCCGACCATCAGGTCGTCGTGACGCTCGAAAACGGCGTGGTCGATGGCGGCTTCGGCGAAAAGATCGCCCGCTTCTACGGCAACAGCGACATGCGCGTGCTCGTGAAAGGCCTCAAGAAGGAATTCTACGACAAGGTGCCCTACGGTGAGCTCATGGAAAGGAACCGCCTCACGCCCAAGCAGATTGTGGAAGATGTGATGGCAGCGCTGAGGTAG
- a CDS encoding TIGR02147 family protein — translation MGVTKPTKKIFEYLDYREFLKDYYNAKKEANPAFSLRVFSDKIGFKAKDFISRVMNGDKNLSSQSIPKVASGLRLGKHETEFFIALVKFNQAETTEERNAAFNEMQAVLKVVRFAEKQHLLGHTQYMVYSDWRHLTIRSLIGMFGFDGDYETLAKRVHPRITAEEAKKSVKLLEDCLLIKKDKGGNYTLTENAITTGDRTSRLALRGYHQQCLKLAADSIDRDPPGTRHISGLTLGISQEGYERIVERINAFRKEIALIAEEDESSDKVFQLQFALFPVGGKE, via the coding sequence ATGGGAGTCACGAAACCGACAAAGAAAATCTTCGAATACCTGGACTACCGGGAATTTCTGAAGGATTACTACAACGCAAAGAAGGAGGCCAACCCGGCCTTCTCGCTCCGCGTGTTCTCGGACAAGATCGGTTTCAAGGCGAAAGATTTCATCAGCCGCGTCATGAACGGCGACAAGAACCTTTCGAGCCAGAGCATTCCTAAAGTTGCAAGCGGGCTTCGACTCGGCAAGCACGAGACGGAATTCTTTATAGCCCTCGTCAAGTTCAACCAGGCCGAAACCACCGAAGAAAGGAACGCTGCATTTAACGAGATGCAGGCCGTACTCAAGGTCGTGCGATTTGCCGAAAAGCAGCACCTGCTCGGGCACACGCAATACATGGTGTATTCAGACTGGAGGCACCTCACCATACGCAGCCTTATCGGCATGTTCGGTTTTGACGGTGACTACGAGACACTCGCAAAAAGGGTACACCCCCGCATCACCGCCGAAGAAGCAAAAAAGTCCGTAAAGCTTCTCGAAGACTGCCTGCTCATTAAAAAAGACAAGGGCGGCAACTACACGCTTACCGAAAACGCCATCACTACCGGCGACCGCACTTCGAGACTCGCGCTCCGCGGATACCATCAGCAATGCCTAAAGCTCGCCGCCGATTCTATTGACCGCGACCCTCCGGGCACGCGTCACATTTCAGGGCTCACCCTCGGCATAAGCCAGGAGGGCTACGAGCGCATCGTAGAGCGCATCAACGCCTTCCGCAAAGAGATCGCCCTCATCGCCGAAGAAGATGAATCCAGCGACAAGGTTTTCCAACTGCAGTTCGCCCTCTTCCCCGTCGGCGGGAAAGAATAG
- a CDS encoding radical SAM protein: MTPPFLHTPLRVLLVGSNFCRKNEPHDAYGASCLVSAFRNSPANAGDTLDVFTSDLNRFQKLNGDFNIDWNLVASEVVTRALIGGYNVIAFSVFGWCEKMVALAGAELRRRVPNIFIMLGGASIFGSEEELRRRFPFADMFTLSYGEKIFANLRHYINQGVARVMDLPRFGELVSPYLSGAISLEGGVNTVRAETRRGCSFRCSFCKHRDTLSGKVYRIDNYERHLDELKLFKERGVKKLNVLDPLFNDYEGHGEQYLKLIRKVGFTGKVTLQIRPELLTERFMEEASLNSNVSFEIGVQSLDPTVLKTIQRGGHKTEAQLREKLDRCRELGVATMVTLIYGLPLQTYDSFARDIGIIKSYGVGKVGAFPLQVYEGTKLADDIGLYGLTLKEDAFGIPEVVDNPTHDFEKMQKLAETI; encoded by the coding sequence ATGACTCCCCCATTCCTTCATACTCCGCTTCGCGTATTGCTCGTAGGCAGCAATTTCTGCCGCAAAAACGAGCCGCACGACGCTTATGGCGCGAGTTGCCTTGTCTCCGCGTTCCGGAATAGCCCGGCTAATGCGGGCGATACGCTTGATGTGTTTACTAGCGATTTGAATCGCTTTCAAAAATTGAACGGCGATTTCAATATCGACTGGAATCTCGTGGCAAGCGAGGTTGTCACTAGGGCGCTTATCGGTGGGTATAACGTAATCGCATTCAGCGTTTTCGGCTGGTGCGAGAAGATGGTTGCGCTCGCTGGCGCGGAACTTCGCCGACGCGTTCCGAACATCTTCATTATGCTGGGGGGAGCCTCCATTTTTGGGAGTGAAGAGGAACTCCGCAGGCGTTTTCCGTTCGCGGATATGTTTACGCTCAGCTACGGCGAAAAGATATTCGCGAACTTGCGCCACTATATCAACCAGGGGGTTGCCCGCGTGATGGATTTACCCAGGTTCGGGGAACTCGTATCTCCGTATCTTTCGGGCGCCATATCCCTTGAAGGTGGCGTCAATACCGTGCGGGCAGAAACCCGCCGCGGGTGTTCTTTCCGCTGTTCCTTCTGCAAGCATCGCGATACGCTTTCGGGCAAGGTGTACCGCATCGACAATTACGAGCGTCATCTTGACGAACTCAAGTTGTTCAAGGAACGCGGCGTGAAAAAGTTGAATGTTCTGGACCCGCTCTTCAACGATTATGAAGGGCACGGGGAACAGTACCTAAAGCTGATCCGCAAGGTCGGTTTCACTGGAAAGGTTACGCTGCAGATTCGCCCGGAACTGTTGACAGAGCGCTTTATGGAAGAGGCTTCGCTGAACTCGAACGTGAGTTTCGAAATAGGCGTGCAGAGCCTTGATCCGACGGTGCTCAAGACTATTCAGCGTGGTGGCCACAAGACCGAAGCGCAACTTCGGGAGAAACTGGACCGTTGTAGGGAACTTGGCGTCGCGACGATGGTCACCCTGATTTACGGGCTTCCGTTGCAAACTTACGATTCCTTCGCTCGCGATATTGGGATTATCAAGAGCTATGGGGTCGGGAAGGTGGGGGCGTTTCCCTTGCAGGTTTACGAAGGAACGAAACTTGCCGATGATATCGGGCTGTACGGCCTCACGCTGAAAGAGGATGCTTTCGGCATCCCCGAAGTGGTCGACAATCCTACCCACGATTTCGAGAAGATGCAAAAGCTCGCGGAAACCATCTAG
- a CDS encoding branched-chain amino acid aminotransferase, producing MNTVDWKTLPFGYYDTDYNVRCYYRNGKWGKVELSSSKDISIHMAATCLHYGQEGFEGLKAYTGKDGKVRIFRVDENAKRMQNTANRVLMAVPPVELFREMVHTVVKANARFIPPYGHGATLYIRPLLIGTSPEVGVKPSDEYLLLMFVTPVGPYFKDGFKPVDMMISRNFDRAAPQGTGTVKVGGNYAASLLSLAEAKKLGYSSTIYLDAKEKKYIDECGPANFFGIKGKTYVTPKSESILPSITNKSLQQLAEYLGYTVERRQVPFEELAEFSETAECGTAAVITPIKKIVDPVAGKEFTYGDGKNPGPVCTELFTKYTAIQFGEAEDPFGWTEVVDV from the coding sequence TTGAACACTGTCGATTGGAAGACGCTCCCCTTCGGTTATTACGATACCGATTACAATGTCCGCTGCTACTACCGCAATGGCAAGTGGGGCAAGGTTGAACTTTCTTCTTCCAAGGACATCAGCATCCACATGGCCGCTACTTGCTTGCACTACGGCCAGGAAGGTTTCGAAGGCCTCAAGGCTTACACGGGCAAGGACGGCAAGGTCCGTATTTTCCGCGTCGACGAGAATGCCAAGCGCATGCAGAACACCGCGAACCGCGTGCTCATGGCCGTGCCGCCGGTCGAGCTGTTCCGCGAGATGGTCCACACAGTGGTGAAGGCCAACGCCCGCTTTATTCCGCCGTATGGTCATGGTGCAACGCTCTACATCCGCCCGCTCCTCATCGGTACGAGCCCGGAAGTCGGTGTGAAGCCCTCCGACGAATACCTGCTGTTGATGTTCGTGACTCCGGTGGGCCCGTACTTCAAGGACGGTTTCAAGCCCGTGGATATGATGATTAGCCGCAACTTCGACCGCGCCGCTCCGCAGGGTACGGGTACGGTGAAGGTCGGCGGTAACTACGCTGCCAGCTTGCTTTCCCTCGCCGAAGCCAAGAAGCTCGGCTACTCCAGCACGATTTATCTGGACGCGAAGGAAAAGAAGTACATCGACGAATGCGGTCCGGCAAACTTCTTCGGCATCAAGGGCAAGACCTACGTGACCCCGAAGTCCGAATCCATCCTGCCGTCCATTACGAACAAGAGCTTGCAGCAGTTGGCTGAATACCTCGGCTACACCGTGGAACGCCGCCAGGTGCCCTTCGAAGAACTCGCTGAATTCTCCGAAACCGCCGAATGCGGTACCGCCGCCGTGATCACCCCGATCAAGAAGATTGTGGATCCGGTTGCCGGTAAGGAATTCACCTACGGTGACGGCAAGAATCCGGGCCCGGTCTGCACGGAACTTTTCACGAAGTACACTGCTATCCAGTTTGGCGAAGCGGAAGACCCGTTCGGCTGGACTGAAGTGGTGGACGTGTAA
- a CDS encoding putative Ig domain-containing protein produces MSALSGKGCIMLKRMFGTVACGVWVAVAAISPSEVVSLPGDAAYGGGDKVGSQLVAATYNAGEGPGIWIVADGGYRLYHNGALLAEDNQAGRVRFVPMTFLPGENAISVVGVNGQGAPGVMVQIDDLDKSYYSGSGWKSKPVVSNNSWKNKGRDLSQWGGATTLNYASNKLPSGAALTGFAANTQAKWIWSGAETDPMAVLLFTFNVKAEGFGANTTGGDAGNIVIASDTATIRKYMQSNDAVTILVPEGTYDFRKFVDAATSAANSGWTWCKSSCGNTVNSNNTFYRISFTQNSCSGLSEQTTMVSAGEIKSWSNWITTKGNKSLVGMGRGANMRGVSWSNRSYEGAKNNIYRNLALYDVNPHLIEGGDGLEVSGSGGKEVENMWFDHISYKWISDGMDLEYVKGITVSYLDYDGSNEYNCYYYDPYMHLVETAQLTFANVYWHNSFGRVPKVTSEADGSYASMVHIYNSYVDYNHWHVIDASGKSDKKTQVLYENNYVKNPQIQVAGKDAYSLIKFKNTTVTGAKSSTPYNNNGTSQASVFNDNVFTPSYSYELRSNSSLPTDLPKLVGVGGRYGKMPEYNQAFGLSNKAATVSMTAPASGAKFEVGATVTLKADAKDSDGSVKSVAFYVGNTLVGSATSAPYQVNASGLEPGMYSAVAVVTDNSGLSQMSAFVTFSVEGTAYPEVVKCGGGSSSQSINLGEPIVDFCYTWSGAETVVPQGFPAGVTTSIDKENRKISISGTPTAAGEYAFTVTATNNDSTFIKRGRIVVTDPNAPVSSSSAEPESSSGESGEVVESSSGTTSITTRATNFATEAETAYYRIFDMQGRPLYFGDRMPSHMPAIRIIVVEYSQKGTVMRRYVQ; encoded by the coding sequence ATGTCTGCGTTGTCCGGGAAAGGGTGTATTATGTTGAAAAGGATGTTTGGAACCGTGGCGTGCGGAGTGTGGGTTGCCGTCGCGGCGATAAGCCCCTCCGAGGTGGTGTCGCTTCCGGGCGACGCCGCCTACGGTGGTGGTGACAAGGTGGGTTCGCAGCTGGTGGCCGCGACATACAATGCGGGTGAGGGTCCGGGTATCTGGATTGTGGCCGATGGCGGCTACAGGCTCTACCACAATGGCGCGCTCCTTGCCGAAGACAATCAGGCGGGCCGCGTGCGCTTTGTGCCGATGACCTTCTTGCCGGGTGAGAACGCGATTTCGGTCGTGGGCGTGAACGGCCAGGGTGCTCCCGGTGTCATGGTACAGATTGATGACCTCGACAAGTCCTACTATTCCGGCAGCGGCTGGAAATCGAAACCCGTGGTAAGCAACAACTCCTGGAAGAACAAGGGCCGCGACCTTAGCCAATGGGGTGGGGCGACTACCCTGAACTATGCGAGCAACAAGCTCCCGAGCGGGGCTGCCCTTACGGGATTTGCAGCGAATACGCAGGCCAAGTGGATCTGGAGCGGCGCGGAAACCGACCCGATGGCGGTTTTGCTGTTCACGTTCAACGTGAAGGCCGAAGGCTTCGGCGCCAATACCACCGGCGGCGATGCGGGTAACATCGTTATCGCGAGCGATACCGCCACTATTCGTAAGTATATGCAGAGTAACGATGCGGTGACAATCCTTGTGCCCGAAGGTACTTACGACTTCAGAAAGTTCGTAGATGCGGCCACATCTGCCGCCAATTCGGGATGGACTTGGTGCAAGTCTTCCTGTGGCAACACTGTCAATTCCAACAACACCTTTTACCGTATCAGCTTTACGCAGAACAGCTGTTCTGGCCTTAGCGAACAGACCACGATGGTGTCTGCGGGTGAAATCAAGAGTTGGAGCAACTGGATTACGACCAAGGGCAACAAGAGCCTCGTGGGTATGGGCCGTGGCGCAAATATGCGCGGTGTTTCGTGGTCAAACCGTTCCTACGAAGGTGCCAAGAACAACATTTATCGCAACTTGGCCCTTTACGATGTGAACCCGCACCTTATTGAGGGGGGCGATGGTCTCGAAGTGAGCGGCAGCGGCGGCAAGGAAGTTGAAAATATGTGGTTCGACCACATCAGCTACAAATGGATTAGTGACGGCATGGACTTGGAATATGTCAAGGGCATCACCGTTTCGTATCTAGACTATGATGGCAGCAACGAGTACAACTGCTACTATTACGATCCGTATATGCACCTGGTCGAAACGGCGCAGCTGACTTTTGCGAATGTCTATTGGCACAATTCTTTTGGACGCGTTCCCAAGGTGACGAGCGAGGCGGATGGTTCCTACGCCTCGATGGTCCACATCTACAATTCCTATGTGGATTACAACCACTGGCATGTGATTGATGCCTCCGGGAAAAGCGACAAGAAGACGCAAGTCCTTTACGAAAACAACTATGTGAAAAATCCGCAAATTCAGGTGGCCGGAAAGGATGCCTATTCCTTGATCAAGTTCAAGAATACGACGGTCACCGGAGCAAAGAGTTCCACCCCCTATAACAACAATGGAACATCTCAGGCGTCGGTGTTCAACGACAATGTCTTTACGCCTTCTTATTCTTACGAACTACGCAGCAATTCAAGCCTTCCTACCGACCTCCCGAAACTTGTGGGCGTGGGTGGCCGCTATGGCAAGATGCCCGAATACAACCAGGCTTTCGGACTGAGCAACAAGGCGGCGACGGTCTCGATGACCGCCCCTGCGTCGGGTGCGAAGTTCGAAGTGGGTGCGACGGTGACCTTGAAGGCCGACGCGAAGGATAGCGATGGTTCCGTAAAGAGCGTCGCCTTCTATGTGGGCAATACTTTGGTCGGCTCTGCGACAAGCGCTCCCTACCAGGTCAACGCGAGTGGGCTTGAGCCGGGCATGTATTCCGCAGTTGCAGTCGTGACGGACAATTCGGGTCTTTCGCAGATGTCCGCGTTCGTGACCTTCTCTGTCGAAGGGACTGCCTACCCTGAGGTTGTAAAGTGCGGTGGGGGTTCCAGCAGCCAGAGCATCAACCTGGGCGAACCGATTGTGGATTTCTGCTACACTTGGAGCGGCGCCGAGACGGTCGTGCCCCAAGGCTTCCCGGCGGGTGTTACGACTAGCATCGACAAGGAAAACCGCAAGATTTCTATCAGCGGTACTCCCACTGCGGCTGGCGAATACGCCTTCACCGTCACGGCCACCAACAATGATTCCACATTTATTAAGAGAGGTCGCATTGTGGTGACGGACCCGAACGCTCCTGTGTCTTCTTCAAGTGCTGAACCGGAGTCTTCTTCGGGTGAATCGGGCGAAGTCGTGGAATCCAGCAGCGGGACGACCTCTATCACCACCCGCGCAACAAACTTCGCGACCGAGGCCGAAACCGCGTACTACCGTATATTCGACATGCAGGGTAGGCCGCTCTATTTCGGCGACAGAATGCCCTCGCATATGCCTGCCATCCGCATCATCGTCGTAGAATATTCTCAAAAGGGTACGGTAATGCGTCGTTATGTACAATAA